The sequence GACTTCGTTAATCTTTCCCGGGGTGTTAAAGGTTGATCAGAATTGTTACTGGATTGGACTGCTTGGTTGTGTTGTTGCAATAGTTTTAAGTTGGCTAAGATTACCATTAACAATGGTTATTTTAGGGGCAGTTTTAGCAGATGTAATTTTATATTGTTTGATGTAGTACTAAATATTCACCTTTTGCGGTTGTTATGGTACAATGCTATTAAATGTAAGTTTTATGACATTTAATAGCATTGATAGAAGGTGGATGAAGTGGAAGATCGAAAACATATTATTGCACAAGATTCAAAAATAACTATTTTTAGTGCGTTTAATGACAGTGAATTTGAGAAATATGCTCAAATTAGTGATAGATATGTTGCTGTTCAAGGAAAGGTTAACAACAAAGGATTTATTGATGTTCCCGAAAATGCCACGTTAAGAGATATTATTGATTTAGCTGGTGGGATGTATAACAAAGCCGCTTTTAAATTAGCACAGATTGGTGTTCCTTATGGTAGAGTCTTAACGGAAAGTGATTTGGACCAAGTTTTTGATTTTACATTATTTTTCAATGGTGTTAATAAAAACTTAATCATAATGTCGGAAGAAGATTGTATTGTTCAATATGCAAAATTTTATTTAGAATATTTATCAGGAAAAGTTCAAGAAGGTGTTTTGGAGCGATATCAAAACGTAAGCAAGGAAGTTGAGAAGATCGCGACAATTTTTGATCGAATTTCTAAAGGTAAGGCTAATTTGCGAGATGTTTATTTTACGCGAATTTTAGCAGATAAGATTAAAGATAAGATTAGTTCTGATTATAGTGTTATTTTAGAAATTATTGATAAATTTTACGATGAAGTTGTTGCTCATATTGAAGATCATCGGTGTTATACTGGCTCTTGTCCGCAACTAGTTAAACTAAGAATTACGAAAAAATGTATTGGCTGTGGCGCTTGTGTTAGAGTTTGCCCGGTAGATTGTATTGATGGAGTCTTGAAGGAACGGCATTATTTACATTTTAAGCGTTGTACTCATTGTGGTCAGTGCATAACGGTTTGCCCAGTTGGTGCAATTCATGAAGGTGACAATACTTTAAAATTTTTACGTGATATTGTTGTTTCTCATAAAACTGTAATAACACAAATTGCACCGGCGGTCAGAGTTACTATTGGCGAAGCGTTTGGTTTTGAACCGGGGACAAATGTTGAACGTAAATTAGCGACAGCATTAAGAATGCTCGGAGTTGATTATGTTTTTGATACAACTTGGGCGGCTGATTTAACGATTAGAGAAGAAGCGGCGGAACTTAAAGAACGCTTGATGGCCTTTTTAGATGGTGATAAAAATGTTAAATTACCTTTGTTGACTTCGTGTTGTCCGGCTTGGGTTAAATTTATCGAACAAAGTTATCCTGATATGCTGGATGTCCCATCTTCAGTAAAATCGCCAATGCAGATTTTTGCTACTATTGCTAAAGATATTTGGGCAAAATATCGTGGTATTAATAGAGAAGATATTATTTCTGTGGCGATTATGCCTTGTATTGCCAAAAAGTATGAAGCCTCTCGCGAAGAATTTTCTCGTGATGATAATTATGATACGGACTATGTTATAACGACCAAAGAATTAATCCAAATTTTTAAAGATGCCAATATCGATTTAAAAACTATCGAAGGGCAGGAGTTTGACAGTCCGCTAGGGGAGTATACTGGTGCCGGAATAATTTTTGGTCGAACCGGTGGGGTTATTGAAGCGGTAGCCAGAAGCGCGGTTGAAGAAATTACCGGCAGACCTGTTGAAGAAATGGAGTTTCATTGTCTACGAGGATGGGAAGGGTTCCGTTCTTGTGATATAAAAATCGGAGATTTAGATTTTAAAGTCGGCATTGCCCATGGTCTAAAAGAGGCTGGAAAAATGCTTGATAAAATTAGAGCCGGTGAAGAATTTTATCATGCGATTGAAATTATGGCCTGCACCGGTGGTTGTATTGGTGGTGGTGGCCAGCCCAAGACGCAAGGGCGTAAAATTGCCTTGGAAAAAAGAGCGGAAGGTTTAAATAAAATTGATGCAAAATTACGCCATCGCGTATCGCAACAAAATCAATCGGTGCAAGCGATCTATGATAAATATTTAGAATATCCAATGAGCCGCAAAGCTAAAGAATTAGTGCACACTAAATATTTTCCTAAGTTTAGAAAATAAAGGGGTGTCAAAGTGAAAATATTATGTAAACTATTGCTGTTTTGTAGTGCTATTTTTTTGATAAACTTTGTGAATCTAACTGAGGCTAAGGGTATGGATGATACTGACAAGGTTATTGAACGGTATTATATTAATGATAAATTTAATGTTAAATATCCTGAATTTATTATTGATGACCAAAAAATTGGTTTAGAGAAGGTTAATAATAAAGTTCGTAGCGTGGCTGATAAATTTATTAAGGATTTGACCAAGGAAGATAATCTTGTTACTGCTCAATTAGGATATGATATTCATTATTTTGCTAATGATATTTGTAGTTTTACCATTAATACTTATGTTTATACTGGTGGTGCACATGGGGTGTCTGAACTGAAAGGTTATAACTATAATATTAAAACTGGCGAAGCGTTGAGTTTTATAAAAATGTTTGATTTTAGGCCATCGCAAATTAATAAAAATATCTTTGCTAAAGCCAAAGGTGATAATTTGCTGTTGTTTGATCATTTTAAAGGAATAGAGGAATATCCGGAAAACTTCTATTTGTTAGATGCTAAAACGCCGATTATTATTTTTCAGCAATATGAAATTGCGCCTTACTCTTCTGGAATTATTAAAGTCCCAATTGTTGAAGAAACTGAACATATCTAAAAAACTGCCTTAGGGCGGTTTTTTTATTGTGTATAATAGTGTTAGGAAAATATAATTTGCTATTATCTGGTTATTGGCGTATAATACTAAATAAGAAAATTATTATTTAGGAGGTTTCTTAGTGGATGATATTTTGCTAACCTTGAAAGCGAAAGGCTATAAAATAACATCACAGCGACGAGCGGTTGTTAATGCGTTACTACAATATGAACACTTTGCAACAGCGCAACAGTTGTTAGAAGATGTCAAGGAAAGTAACCCGGATATCAGCCTTGATACAATTTATCGTATTTTAGGTTTATTAATGAAGCTTGATAAAGTGCATAAGGTTGATATGAAAAATTCTGAAGGGGCAGTTTTTGAATTGATTAAGGATGGACATCATCATCATTTAATTTGTTTAGAATGTGGTCAAACGCAGTGTGTTGAAATATGTCCGATTAATAAAGAGGTTATCGGAGTGTTGGAAGATAATCAATTTGAAATGTCAGGTCATACTTTTGAAATTTATGGACACTGTAAAAGTTGTCGTCAAAAAATATAATGAGGAGTTGATTTAATGAAAAAAATAGTTCTGTTATTTTTAATGGTGTTTAGTGTTACAGCCTTGGTAGGGTGCGGTAATACTAAAGAGCAAAGTAATGTACAAAGTAAAAAGTTTACGATTGTAACATCTTTTTATCCGTTGTACCTTTCAACGATTAATATTACGAAAGATATCCCTAATGTGGAAGTTATAAATATGACTAAAAGTCAAACCGGCTGTTTGCATGATTATCAATTGACGCCGGAGGACATGATTTTATTGGAAAAAGCTGATGTCTTTGTTATTAATGGTGGTGGGATGGAGAGTTTTCTGGAAAAAGTCATAACGGCCAATCCTAATTTAAAAATTGTAGAATCAGGGAAAAATATTCCCTTACTCAAAAGTATGGGACATAATCATGAAGAACACGAACATCATGGTGAGGCTGAAGTTAACAATGCTGAAGTTGATCCGCATTTATGGGTGAGTGTTTCTAATAATATTTTACAGGTTCGTAATATTGCTGAACAATTAGCAAGTATAAATCAAGAAAATGCTGTTAAATTTCAAGGTAATGCTAATCTTTATATTAATAAATTAGAACTGTTACGGGATGAAATGAAGAAGAAGTTAGCGCCGTTTAAAGGCAGTAATATTTTCACATTCCACGAAGCCTTTGGTTATTTTGCTAAAGAATTTGAATTTAATATTGTAGGTGTTATTGAAAGAGAGCCTGGCACAGAGCCAAGCCCGAAAGAATTAGAAGAGACTATTGAAAAAGTTAAGCAAACAAAAGTAAAAGCACTATTCACCGAACCACAATATCCGGCAAAGGCGGCAACCGTGATTTCACAAGAAACCGGAGTGAAGGTATATAGCCTTGATCCGGTGGTAACAGGTGAAAGTAATGCTCAAGCTTATGATGATTATCTTAACAAAATGAACGCTAATTTAAAGATATTACAAGAGGCGCTGCAATGAAAATAAATCATGTTATTGATAATAAAGGAATTGTCTGCGGTAAAATTTGTTGTACAAAGATTGAAAATTTTGGAGTGAATTATAACGGCAATCAGGTTTTTGAGAATGTGAATTTACATATTCATTGTGGCGAATTAACAGCTATCATCGGCCCTAATGGTGCGGGAAAAAGTACGTTGTTAAAAGCTGTTTTAGGTGAAGTTAAGCATAGTGGTAATTTAGCGTATGTTGATGCCAAAGGTGAGCGAACCGGCAATCCGCTAATCGGTTATGTTCCTCAACACTTGAATTTTGATATCACAATGCCAATCACTGTGTTGGATTTATTTAATGTTTGTTTAAGTAATGAACCAACGTGGTTGAATGTTAGTAAAAACATAAAAACTAAGGTGAATGAATTATTGATAAAAGTGAAGGCGGAGCATTTAATTAACCGCAAATTAGGGGCGCTTTCTGGGGGTGAATTACAGCGAGTGTTATTAGCTTTAGCGCTACAGCCTGTTCCGGACTTATTGTTATTAGATGAACCTGTTTCCGGTATTGATAAAAATGGGCTGGACTTATTTTATAATATTGTTTCTGATTTGCGGATGAAACATGATTTATCAATAATTCTAGTTTCTCATGATTTTAATTTAGTATCAAAATATGCTGATAGAGTTATTTTGCTTAATAAAACGATTGTTGCTAATGATTCCCCTCAGGTAGTCTTTGCCTCAACGGCAGTTCAAGAAACCTTTGGGCTATATGTTGAAAAAAAAGCTGAGGAGGAAAGTTTTTGTTAGATTTTTGTTATGGAATAATTGATTTGCTATTACCGTTTCCTTGGCTGGGTTATAATTTTATGAAAAATGCCTTTTTAGCTATTTTATTGGTAATGCCGTTGTTTGGCTTGCTAGGAACAATGGTTGTTAATAATAAAATGGCTTTTTTCTCTGATTCTTTGGGACACGGTGCTTTCGCTGGTATTGCTATTGGCACCTTGTTAGGTACCGCTAATCCTTTAATTGGGGTGGTATTATTTTCAGTTGTTTTTGCGATTGCGATTATTTTTATTAAAGATAAAAGTAAAGCGGCTACTGATACTGTCATTGGAGTGTTTTCTTCTACTGCAATTGCTTTAGGGATTATGATGATGTCGCGTGGCGGTAGTTTCAATAAGTATACCGGGTACCTAATTGGAGATTTATTAAGTATTAAAGTTAGTGACCTAGGGGTATTAATTGGTGTTTTTATTGTGATTGTTACGTTGTGGTATTTTTTGTTTAATAAACTTTTGTTAATCAGTGTTAATACTTCTTTAGCTAGTAGTAGGGGGTTAGCACCACTGAGAATTGAAATCTGTTTTGCGGTAGCGTTGGCGATTATCGTGGCAGTTAGTATTCAATGGGTGGGCTTGCTGATTATAAATTCGATGTTGGTTTTACCGGCAGCGGCGGCGAGAAATCTTGCTGTTAACATTAGACAATATCATTGTTACGCTGTTGGGATAGCGTTGCTCTCCGGCATATTGGGCTTGATGTTATCATATTATTTAAATACTGCTACCGGAGCAACAATTGTAATTATTGCAGCCTTTATCTTTTTTCTCAGCTTATTTAAAAAATAAGTATTGACACTATACAATCTCTATGATATTATATACAAGTAACGTGATGATATCGCTGTTGCTGACGCGGGAGTGGCGGAATTGGCAGACGCACCAGACTTAGGATCTGGCGGGTAACCGTGGGGGTTCAAGTCCCTTCTCCCGCACCATTTGTAACGTAAACACTGTAATTTATTACAGTGTTTTTTTTATTTTAAATAAAAGCAACAAAAAGACGCGGCTTAAGGCTGCGTCTTTTTGTACTCTTATATTGGGATTTTTTTATTTTTATTGACAAATACAAGGGTTTGAAATTGTTTTAGCGAAATATATAACTAATATATTTATCTTAGGGTGGAGGGGTTAAGATGAAGATTTTTTCTTACAATAGAAATTTCGCAATTTTCACAATATTAGCAATGGTATTGTTGGTTTTAGGCTGTGGAAAAGAAGCTGTACAAGAAAATATTACAACAATCAGTACGCCACTAGTAGCAAAAAATATCAAAGAAGAAAATCTACCGAAATACTATGAAACATCAGGCACTGTTAAAGCCAACATTATTAGTAAAGTTGCCCCAAAACTACTGGGGACCGTTTCAAGCTTATATATTAAGTCGGGTGATTATGTTCAAGCGGGTGCTATTTTAGCAGAAATTAAAGATGAAGATATTGTGGCGCAAATTAATATGGCGAAGGCTACTTATTTTGAAGCACAAACTGGCTTGGAGTTAGCTCGGCAAAATTTGACGCTGCAAAGTAGTACTTATAACCGTTATGAAAAATTATATCAAGAAGAAGCGATTTCCAGTCAACAAGTTGATGAAGTTAGAAATCAGTTTGAAATTGCTAAACTAGGTTATGAACAAGCTCAATTTTCTTATGATAAAGCCAGAGCCGGTTTTAATGCAATTAATACTAACAGTAGCTTAATTGCACCGATTAGCGGTGTAATTACCGAAAAAAATATTGAACTGGGTAATATGCTACAACCGGGAGTACCGGTTATTACAATTGAAGATAATACCTCCTTTTTGGTAGAGTGCAATATTGAAGAAAGCTTTCAGGCAAAGATTAATATTGGTTTAAAAGCAGACTTTATATTAGATAATGGAGTGAAAATTGCCGGTACGGTAGTTGAGGTTGTACCGGCGATAGATACTTTTTCTCGCAGTTTTTTAGTTAAAGTAAGGTTGCAGGGTGATAATTTAAAAACAGGGCAATATGGAAAATTATTATTGCCGATTGGCTATGAAAACAAATTAGCAGTACCTAAAACAGCAATTGTTACTAAGGGGCAACTGACCGGAGTATATGTTATTGATGCAAATAAAAAAGTTTGGTATAGATTAGTACGATTAGGCAGTGAATATAATAATTTAGTGGAAATAACTACCGGACTAAAAAATGGTGAAATGGTAATTATTGAGGGTTTGAGTAGTGTTGTGGATGGTGGTATCGCTCAGGAGGTGACTTTCCAATGAAAGTCTTAGGGCTAGCTGGGAAAATTGCCAAAGCTTTTATTGATTCTAAATTGACCGCCATTTTAGTTATAGCTTTTTTATTGCTAGGTGGCTTTGCCATTACTTTAACACCACGCGAAGAAGAACCACAAATTATTGTACCAATGATGGATGTGATGGTCAGTTATCCTGGAGCCAGTGCGGCTGAGGTTGAAAATGTAGTGACCAAGCCGATGGAACAATTGTTGTGGGAAATTCCGGGCGTAGAATATGTTTATTCCATAGCCAAACCGCAAAGTAATTTAACAATAGTTAGATTTAAAGTTGGAGAAGATAGTGAAGATAGTTTAGTTAAAATTTACAATAAGTTAATGTCTAATTATGATAAGATTCCTAATGGTGTATCGCAACCGTTGGTTAAAGCCCGGTCAATTGATGATGTTTCGATTTTAGCCTTAACGCTTTGGAATGGGGAAAATAATTATTCTGGCTATGAATTGCGACGGATTGCGACGGAGGTAGCAGAGCAACTGAAAAAAGATAATTTTGTCGCTGAAATTAATGTTATTGGTGGACAAAAAAGACAAATGCGAGTGGAACCTGATCTAACGAAATTAAAGGCGTTTAACATATCATTAGATCACCTTACTAACAGTATTAACCAAAACAATGTATTGTTAGAGAATGGGAAAATTCAACAAAACAATCAAGAATTAAAAGTGAAAACGGGACAGTTTTTAAGTGGAAAGAAAGATTTGGAAAATATAATTATTGGAGTTTACAATAATAAGCCGATTTATTTGAAACAAATTGCCAAAATCATAGATGGGCCGGCTGAATATAGTCAATATGTTTTTAACGATATTGCTAAAGGTAGTACTAACTTTCAAGAAGGATTTAATGCGGGTCCGTATGAAGCGGTGACGATTTCGGTTGCAAAGCAACAAGGGGCGAATGCTACTGACATCGCTACTAGAGCTTTAGCTAAGGTTGAAGCTTTACGCGGTGATATTTTACCGCAAGATATTAAGGTTGAAGTTACCAGAAATTATGGTGCAACAGCCAAAGAAAAGTCGGATGAATTACTGGATCATATGTTGATTGCTACTATTTCGGTAGTTATTTTGATTATGATTACTCTGGGGTGGCGTGAAGCCGGAGTCGTTGGTGTTGCAGTACCGGTAACATTGGCGATGACTTTATTAATAACGTATTTATTAGATTATACGCTAAACAGAGTAACGCTCTTTGCTTTGATTTTTTCAATCGGGATTTTAGTTGATGATGCGATTGTAGTTGTGGAAAATATTCATCGACATTTTATTTTAGCCGGTAAAGCTAGCAAAGAAATTGCGATTGAGGCAGTAAATGAGGTTGGTAATCCTACAATTTTAGCAACTTTTACGGTTATTGCTGCGTTACTACCGATGGCGTTTGTTTCAGGGTTGATGGGACCATATATGAAGCCAATTCCAATTGGCGCCTCAGCTGCAATGTTATTTTCTTTAATTGTGGCATTTGTAGTTAGTCCGTGGCTAGGTTATATTTTACTAAAATCAGCAAAACATAATGCAGTAGAAAAAAATAGTGAAAATAAATTTTATAAAAAAATATTGACGCCACTATTACAATCAAAGCAAAACCGCAGAAAGGTCATTGGTGGTATTGTTTTATTGTTGTTGGTATCGATGTTGACACTGCCTTTAAAATTAGTAGAAGTAAAAATGTTGCCGTTTGATAATAAAAGTGAATTGCAAGTAATTATTGATATGCCGGAAGATAGTACCTTAGAACAAACGGCAGCATTGACCAAAGAAATAGGAAATTATTTAAAACAAGTGCCAGAGATAATGAATTTTCAAACGTACGTCGGTACTTCTTCGCCATATAATTTTAATGGTTTGGTTAGACATTATTTTCAAAGATCCGGTAGTAGTAGTGCTGATATTCAAGTTAATTTTTTACCGAAAGCAGAGCGGAGTTTACAAAGTCATGATTTAGCAAAAATGTTGAGACCGGAAATAGAGAAAATAAGTAAACCTTATCAAGCGCGGATTAAAATTGCGGAAGTTCCGCCGGGGCCACCTGTTTTAAGCACAATCGTAGCAGAAGTATACGGCCCGAAGCAAAGTGGGCAAATTGAATTAGCACAGCAAATAAAAAATGTCTTCCAGACTACACCAGGAGTGGTTGATGTTGATTGGTATGTTGAAACTAATCAAGAGCAGATAACTTTAACAGTTGATAGTGAAAAAGCGGCATATCACGGTATTAGCCCGGCGCTAATTAGTACCACGTTACAAACGGCGATTAGTGGTAGTAATCTTGGGTTGGTACATTTACCGCAAGATAAAGAGCCGGTGGAAATATTATTGCGACTACCTTTTGAACAACGCAATAAGGTGCCGGAACTTGAATTGCAACAAATTTATTTGCAATCCAAGACCGGTCAGCAAATTGCGTTGAGTGAATTGGTGAAAAAGAATAATAATGCGGAAGAAAAAACTATTTATCATAAAAATTTAAAACCGGTAACTTATGTCATTGGTGATGTTGCTGGTGTGTTAGAAAGCCCGGTTTATGCAATTATGGAGATGAAAGAGAAAATAGCACAGCTAAAAACTTCGGAAGGTTACAGTATTGAACAGTTTTCTGCAGTGCAACCTTGGTTAGAGCATAATTACAGTATGAAATGGGATGGCGAATGGCATATTACTTATGAAGTCTTTCGCGATATGGGGATTGCCTTCTTAGCGGTCTTAATTTTGATATATGTCTTAGTGGTGGCTTGGTTTAAAAGTTTTCTTACACCGATAGTAATTATGGCACCAATTCCTTTAACCTTAGTCGGTATTTTGCCAGGACATTGGTTATTTGGTGCATTTTTCACCGCTACTTCGATGATTGGATTTATTGCGCTAGCTGGAATTATTGTCCGCAATTCTATTTTATTAATTGATTTTGTGGAAGGTGAATTAAAGAAAGGGTGTGATTTAAAAGAAGCATTAATTGATGCTGGGAGTGTGCGATTTCGTCCGATTGTGTTAACGGCAGCGGCCGTAGTAGTAGGATCATTTGTGATGTTATTTGATCCTATTTTTCAAGGCTTGGCAATAGCGATGATGTTCGGCGCAGTAGTGGCAACTGGATTGACGCTATTGATTGTACCATTATTGTATTTTGAATTTTTTGGACGGGAGTGATTTATATGTATTTAGCTAATACGAAGAAATGGTATTTGGAACGAGTTATTTGGTTAGTAGCGGGGTTTTTTACATTGCTAAGTGCGGTGCTGGTCCATTTTTTTGGCAAAGGCTGGCTTATTTTAACCGCGATTATTGGCTTCAATCTAATGTTTTTTGCAATAACCGGTTATTGTACAATGGCTAATATTTTGTATAAACTAGGGTTTCGTTCAATAAAAGATGAATAGTAAAAGGGCAGCTTTAGCTAATTGAGCTAAAGCTGCTTTAATATGAGAAAAGTCAATGTGGAAAAAAAACCATATTGTAATATAATGATGTTATAAGAAGTTTTGAAACTTTGCATTAAGGCTGTAAATTAATTTATAAATTAGGTTGTGATATTATGTTACCAACGAAAAAAACAATCTATCCCATAATATTGGCGGCAATAATTTTGGTAAGTTTTTTTGTAATGGGTATTTTCTATATCAACAATACGGCACGAGTGTTAAACGAGAATATGCAAAGGCAATTATTAGAGATAGCCGATCAAGGGAAACGGAGATTAGAGGATAATATTAATAATAATTTATCGTTACTCCATACTTTTACTACTGAATTGACTCAAGAAAACTTAATAGAAGAAGATGTTACGATTAGTCGACAGCTACAAATTATTAAAGAGCAAACAAAAAAAACTGGGTTTGTAAGGTTTACTTATATTGAACCGAGTGGTAAAGGTGTTAACACAGATAATAACAGTATTTATTTAGCAGAAGAAGAATATTTCAAACACTCTATTAAGGGTGAAGAATATATTTCTATCGATATAAATGAGAGAATGGGTTATGAAGGTAATACAGTAATCGTTTTTAGCGTTCCGGTAAAAAAACATGGTGTGGTGGAAGGTGTTTTGGCAGGAACATACTTATTAAATCGTTTAACTGACAATTTGAATATTAAATTTTCTGAAGGTTTAGGTTATTCTTATGTTATTAATAATGAAGGGAAAATAATCATTCATCCGAACAAAGAATATGTCGGTAAAAATCTTTATGCGTTACTTAAAATAGATAATGAAGATAGCATCATTGATGGGCTTAAGGCCAATTTACTAAATAACCAAAATTGTCTGGCAAATGTTAAAATAAATGGATTGAATAAGACCATTGCCTATTCTAATATTAGTATTTTA comes from Negativicutes bacterium and encodes:
- a CDS encoding [FeFe] hydrogenase, group A, producing the protein MEDRKHIIAQDSKITIFSAFNDSEFEKYAQISDRYVAVQGKVNNKGFIDVPENATLRDIIDLAGGMYNKAAFKLAQIGVPYGRVLTESDLDQVFDFTLFFNGVNKNLIIMSEEDCIVQYAKFYLEYLSGKVQEGVLERYQNVSKEVEKIATIFDRISKGKANLRDVYFTRILADKIKDKISSDYSVILEIIDKFYDEVVAHIEDHRCYTGSCPQLVKLRITKKCIGCGACVRVCPVDCIDGVLKERHYLHFKRCTHCGQCITVCPVGAIHEGDNTLKFLRDIVVSHKTVITQIAPAVRVTIGEAFGFEPGTNVERKLATALRMLGVDYVFDTTWAADLTIREEAAELKERLMAFLDGDKNVKLPLLTSCCPAWVKFIEQSYPDMLDVPSSVKSPMQIFATIAKDIWAKYRGINREDIISVAIMPCIAKKYEASREEFSRDDNYDTDYVITTKELIQIFKDANIDLKTIEGQEFDSPLGEYTGAGIIFGRTGGVIEAVARSAVEEITGRPVEEMEFHCLRGWEGFRSCDIKIGDLDFKVGIAHGLKEAGKMLDKIRAGEEFYHAIEIMACTGGCIGGGGQPKTQGRKIALEKRAEGLNKIDAKLRHRVSQQNQSVQAIYDKYLEYPMSRKAKELVHTKYFPKFRK
- a CDS encoding DUF3298 and DUF4163 domain-containing protein, whose amino-acid sequence is MKILCKLLLFCSAIFLINFVNLTEAKGMDDTDKVIERYYINDKFNVKYPEFIIDDQKIGLEKVNNKVRSVADKFIKDLTKEDNLVTAQLGYDIHYFANDICSFTINTYVYTGGAHGVSELKGYNYNIKTGEALSFIKMFDFRPSQINKNIFAKAKGDNLLLFDHFKGIEEYPENFYLLDAKTPIIIFQQYEIAPYSSGIIKVPIVEETEHI
- a CDS encoding transcriptional repressor, with the translated sequence MDDILLTLKAKGYKITSQRRAVVNALLQYEHFATAQQLLEDVKESNPDISLDTIYRILGLLMKLDKVHKVDMKNSEGAVFELIKDGHHHHLICLECGQTQCVEICPINKEVIGVLEDNQFEMSGHTFEIYGHCKSCRQKI
- a CDS encoding zinc ABC transporter substrate-binding protein produces the protein MKKIVLLFLMVFSVTALVGCGNTKEQSNVQSKKFTIVTSFYPLYLSTINITKDIPNVEVINMTKSQTGCLHDYQLTPEDMILLEKADVFVINGGGMESFLEKVITANPNLKIVESGKNIPLLKSMGHNHEEHEHHGEAEVNNAEVDPHLWVSVSNNILQVRNIAEQLASINQENAVKFQGNANLYINKLELLRDEMKKKLAPFKGSNIFTFHEAFGYFAKEFEFNIVGVIEREPGTEPSPKELEETIEKVKQTKVKALFTEPQYPAKAATVISQETGVKVYSLDPVVTGESNAQAYDDYLNKMNANLKILQEALQ
- a CDS encoding metal ABC transporter ATP-binding protein, translated to MKINHVIDNKGIVCGKICCTKIENFGVNYNGNQVFENVNLHIHCGELTAIIGPNGAGKSTLLKAVLGEVKHSGNLAYVDAKGERTGNPLIGYVPQHLNFDITMPITVLDLFNVCLSNEPTWLNVSKNIKTKVNELLIKVKAEHLINRKLGALSGGELQRVLLALALQPVPDLLLLDEPVSGIDKNGLDLFYNIVSDLRMKHDLSIILVSHDFNLVSKYADRVILLNKTIVANDSPQVVFASTAVQETFGLYVEKKAEEESFC
- a CDS encoding metal ABC transporter permease gives rise to the protein MKNAFLAILLVMPLFGLLGTMVVNNKMAFFSDSLGHGAFAGIAIGTLLGTANPLIGVVLFSVVFAIAIIFIKDKSKAATDTVIGVFSSTAIALGIMMMSRGGSFNKYTGYLIGDLLSIKVSDLGVLIGVFIVIVTLWYFLFNKLLLISVNTSLASSRGLAPLRIEICFAVALAIIVAVSIQWVGLLIINSMLVLPAAAARNLAVNIRQYHCYAVGIALLSGILGLMLSYYLNTATGATIVIIAAFIFFLSLFKK
- a CDS encoding efflux RND transporter periplasmic adaptor subunit, translating into MKIFSYNRNFAIFTILAMVLLVLGCGKEAVQENITTISTPLVAKNIKEENLPKYYETSGTVKANIISKVAPKLLGTVSSLYIKSGDYVQAGAILAEIKDEDIVAQINMAKATYFEAQTGLELARQNLTLQSSTYNRYEKLYQEEAISSQQVDEVRNQFEIAKLGYEQAQFSYDKARAGFNAINTNSSLIAPISGVITEKNIELGNMLQPGVPVITIEDNTSFLVECNIEESFQAKINIGLKADFILDNGVKIAGTVVEVVPAIDTFSRSFLVKVRLQGDNLKTGQYGKLLLPIGYENKLAVPKTAIVTKGQLTGVYVIDANKKVWYRLVRLGSEYNNLVEITTGLKNGEMVIIEGLSSVVDGGIAQEVTFQ
- a CDS encoding efflux RND transporter permease subunit, with translation MKVLGLAGKIAKAFIDSKLTAILVIAFLLLGGFAITLTPREEEPQIIVPMMDVMVSYPGASAAEVENVVTKPMEQLLWEIPGVEYVYSIAKPQSNLTIVRFKVGEDSEDSLVKIYNKLMSNYDKIPNGVSQPLVKARSIDDVSILALTLWNGENNYSGYELRRIATEVAEQLKKDNFVAEINVIGGQKRQMRVEPDLTKLKAFNISLDHLTNSINQNNVLLENGKIQQNNQELKVKTGQFLSGKKDLENIIIGVYNNKPIYLKQIAKIIDGPAEYSQYVFNDIAKGSTNFQEGFNAGPYEAVTISVAKQQGANATDIATRALAKVEALRGDILPQDIKVEVTRNYGATAKEKSDELLDHMLIATISVVILIMITLGWREAGVVGVAVPVTLAMTLLITYLLDYTLNRVTLFALIFSIGILVDDAIVVVENIHRHFILAGKASKEIAIEAVNEVGNPTILATFTVIAALLPMAFVSGLMGPYMKPIPIGASAAMLFSLIVAFVVSPWLGYILLKSAKHNAVEKNSENKFYKKILTPLLQSKQNRRKVIGGIVLLLLVSMLTLPLKLVEVKMLPFDNKSELQVIIDMPEDSTLEQTAALTKEIGNYLKQVPEIMNFQTYVGTSSPYNFNGLVRHYFQRSGSSSADIQVNFLPKAERSLQSHDLAKMLRPEIEKISKPYQARIKIAEVPPGPPVLSTIVAEVYGPKQSGQIELAQQIKNVFQTTPGVVDVDWYVETNQEQITLTVDSEKAAYHGISPALISTTLQTAISGSNLGLVHLPQDKEPVEILLRLPFEQRNKVPELELQQIYLQSKTGQQIALSELVKKNNNAEEKTIYHKNLKPVTYVIGDVAGVLESPVYAIMEMKEKIAQLKTSEGYSIEQFSAVQPWLEHNYSMKWDGEWHITYEVFRDMGIAFLAVLILIYVLVVAWFKSFLTPIVIMAPIPLTLVGILPGHWLFGAFFTATSMIGFIALAGIIVRNSILLIDFVEGELKKGCDLKEALIDAGSVRFRPIVLTAAAVVVGSFVMLFDPIFQGLAIAMMFGAVVATGLTLLIVPLLYFEFFGRE
- a CDS encoding DUF2892 domain-containing protein — encoded protein: MYLANTKKWYLERVIWLVAGFFTLLSAVLVHFFGKGWLILTAIIGFNLMFFAITGYCTMANILYKLGFRSIKDE